A single region of the Thunnus maccoyii chromosome 10, fThuMac1.1, whole genome shotgun sequence genome encodes:
- the LOC121905758 gene encoding glycogen synthase kinase binding protein, giving the protein MPCRKENYIFLEQSVTVDSKEVDALVTKIGEALQLHNNSGGHQKTVSVSMSCLHGLTGSSAGGVKPAALISGNAGAPGAQKRRGCCMRLRGHRGSSRASPYRIPGSSDQEWDQIKPWNKNRMNVEDDDPHRLLQELILSGNLIKEAVRRLQFSAADCGDFPQAAADNVPC; this is encoded by the coding sequence ATGCCGTGTCGGAAGGAGAACTACATCTTTCTGGAGCAGTCCGTCACCGTCGACTCCAAAGAGGTGGACGCACTGGTGACGAAGATCGGCGAAGCGCTGCAGCTCCACAACAACAGCGGCGGACACCAGAAGACGGTGTCCGTGTCTATGTCCTGCCTGCACGGGCTCACCGGCAGCAGCGCCGGCGGAGTCAAACCGGCGGCTCTCATCAGCGGCAACGCTGGAGCTCCTGGAGCGCAGAAACGCCGCGGCTGCTGCATGCGGCTCCGGGGACACCGGGGGAGCAGCCGGGCAAGCCCGTATCGCATCCCCGGATCTAGCGACCAGGAGTGGGACCAAATTAAACCGTGGAACAAAAATAGGATGAACGTGGAGGATGACGACCCGCACCGGTTGCTCCAGGAGTTAATTTTATCGGGGAACCTGATCAAAGAGGCCGTGAGGAGGCTGCAGTTCTCCGCTGCGGACTGTGGAGATTTCCCGCAGGCGGCGGCGGACAATGTGCCGTGCTGA